The following are encoded together in the Flavobacterium sp. TR2 genome:
- a CDS encoding HK97 family phage prohead protease, producing the protein MPKPFVFNDQNQVNSYGFRIVTSGISLKRFKKNPMMLNNHWNSTGNVLGRWENVTVDKDLLLGEPVFDMDDKDAALVAGKVEREFIKTCSMGISFNREDLQIIGDELIMTKCELYECSIVAVPSNANSIRLYNQEGELLKDEEVKKLCLSIMPTEGETIPPTQTRTLDLNPKNNMKKITLSIAALTALSFDKTAPEVDVEAVETAVLKLSKENAENKGKLLAMQTEKENQEAEELKALLDAGQLAGKFAAPKREEFEALGKASLSILKTTLDSIPSKTTLANQTVTPVSIGVATKEDFQKLSLNEQLAFKNSNPDEYNKMFNVKK; encoded by the coding sequence ATGCCAAAACCTTTTGTTTTTAATGATCAGAATCAGGTCAACAGTTACGGATTTAGAATTGTCACATCTGGAATCAGTTTGAAGAGGTTCAAAAAAAATCCAATGATGCTAAACAACCATTGGAACTCAACAGGCAATGTTCTTGGACGATGGGAAAACGTAACAGTCGATAAGGACCTGCTTCTTGGCGAACCTGTTTTCGATATGGACGACAAAGATGCGGCGCTGGTTGCCGGAAAAGTCGAACGTGAGTTCATAAAGACATGTTCAATGGGTATCTCTTTTAACCGTGAGGACTTGCAGATTATTGGCGATGAACTGATAATGACCAAATGCGAGCTTTACGAATGCTCTATTGTCGCAGTTCCTTCAAATGCAAATTCAATCCGTCTTTACAACCAGGAAGGCGAGCTCTTAAAGGATGAAGAGGTTAAAAAATTGTGCTTGTCTATTATGCCTACAGAAGGTGAAACCATACCGCCAACCCAAACCAGAACGTTGGATTTAAACCCTAAAAATAATATGAAAAAAATTACACTATCAATTGCTGCATTGACAGCTTTAAGTTTTGATAAGACAGCACCAGAGGTGGATGTTGAGGCAGTTGAAACTGCTGTATTAAAATTATCAAAAGAGAATGCAGAAAACAAGGGCAAATTATTGGCCATGCAGACTGAAAAAGAAAACCAGGAAGCCGAAGAATTAAAAGCATTGCTTGATGCTGGACAGCTGGCTGGAAAATTTGCAGCTCCAAAAAGAGAAGAGTTCGAAGCTCTTGGAAAAGCCAGCCTTTCTATTCTTAAGACTACTCTGGATTCAATTCCATCTAAAACCACTTTAGCCAATCAAACGGTTACCCCTGTATCTATTGGAGTGGCCACAAAAGAAGATTTTCAAAAATTAAGTCTGAATGAACAATTGGCTTTTAAAAACAGTAATCCAGACGAGTACAACAAAATGTTTAACGTAAAAAAATAA
- a CDS encoding DUF1804 family protein, translating to MAIKKALEKEYAKSLYLAGGLTQKEIAERVSVTEKTLAKWIKEGKWDSLKKSLLTTKQNQLSFLYDQLDFLNTDISKRDFKVAVGKEADTIIKITASINRLETETSIGDTVEVARHFIEFVRQQDLELAKTITNLFDVFITAKMK from the coding sequence ATGGCAATAAAAAAGGCACTTGAAAAGGAGTACGCAAAGTCCTTATATCTAGCGGGCGGACTAACCCAGAAGGAGATCGCAGAAAGGGTTTCCGTCACTGAAAAAACACTGGCAAAGTGGATTAAGGAAGGAAAATGGGACAGCTTGAAAAAATCGCTTCTGACCACCAAACAGAATCAGCTGTCATTCTTATATGACCAGCTCGATTTTTTGAACACTGATATTTCAAAAAGAGATTTTAAAGTCGCTGTCGGCAAAGAGGCAGACACCATTATTAAGATTACCGCTTCCATTAACCGACTTGAAACTGAAACATCAATCGGCGATACTGTGGAAGTGGCCAGACACTTTATTGAGTTTGTGCGCCAGCAGGATTTGGAGCTTGCAAAAACCATTACAAACCTTTTTGATGTATTCATAACCGCAAAAATGAAATAA
- a CDS encoding DUF1320 domain-containing protein, whose translation MFLGKEDLGSAIYGYQVDQITEGNDDLVMQAIGAAVQEVGGYLSGASSYDVPAIFAPTGTARNPLLVTHTVTVAKWYLVELCNADIIYEQAKERYDRAVAWLVKLSKGTVKLDNLPTIPIEDQEDELDGFGNGSRVKFNHE comes from the coding sequence ATGTTTTTAGGAAAAGAAGATTTAGGCAGCGCAATTTATGGCTACCAGGTTGACCAGATCACCGAAGGAAATGACGATTTAGTTATGCAGGCCATTGGCGCTGCGGTTCAAGAAGTGGGCGGTTATCTGTCCGGCGCATCGTCTTACGACGTTCCCGCAATATTTGCGCCAACGGGCACCGCAAGAAACCCTTTGCTGGTAACGCATACCGTGACCGTTGCAAAATGGTACCTGGTTGAACTATGCAATGCAGACATTATCTACGAGCAGGCAAAAGAAAGGTACGACCGCGCCGTCGCTTGGCTGGTAAAATTATCAAAAGGCACTGTAAAATTAGACAATCTGCCAACTATTCCAATCGAAGACCAGGAAGACGAATTGGACGGTTTTGGCAATGGTTCACGAGTAAAATTTAATCACGAGTAA